The Streptococcus sp. S5 genome contains a region encoding:
- the plsY gene encoding glycerol-3-phosphate 1-O-acyltransferase PlsY, which yields MIKEISVLILAYLLGSIPSGLWIGKIFFHINLREHGSGNTGTTNTFRILGKKAGIIVFAIDFLKGTLAVLLPTFFGIQGISPMVFGLLAVLGHTFPIFAGFKGGKAVATSAGVLLGFSPILLLILAVYFVASLYLTSMISFSSVTVALLAILSVLLLPLTGWILHNYDPLFTIIVLALATLIILRHKDNIQRIKEKKENLIPWGKNITHQQPKN from the coding sequence ATGATAAAAGAAATAAGTGTTTTAATTTTAGCCTATCTGTTAGGCTCCATTCCTTCGGGATTATGGATTGGGAAAATCTTTTTCCATATTAATTTACGGGAACATGGCTCGGGCAATACAGGAACGACCAATACCTTTCGGATTTTAGGGAAGAAAGCTGGAATCATTGTCTTTGCGATTGATTTCTTGAAAGGAACTTTGGCCGTTCTCCTTCCGACTTTCTTTGGAATTCAGGGGATCTCGCCGATGGTCTTTGGTCTCTTAGCCGTTTTGGGACACACTTTCCCAATTTTTGCTGGATTCAAGGGTGGAAAAGCAGTGGCGACGAGTGCTGGTGTCTTACTTGGTTTCTCGCCTATCCTGCTTCTCATTTTAGCTGTTTATTTTGTAGCTAGCCTGTATTTAACCAGTATGATTTCGTTTTCGAGTGTTACCGTTGCGCTACTCGCAATTCTATCGGTCCTCCTTCTCCCTTTGACTGGATGGATCTTGCACAACTATGATCCACTTTTTACAATCATTGTCTTGGCCTTAGCTACCTTGATCATTCTACGACACAAGGACAATATCCAACGGATCAAAGAGAAAAAAGAAAATCTCATCCCTTGGGGAAAGAACATCACCCATCAACAACCAAAAAACTAG